A single genomic interval of Acidobacteriota bacterium harbors:
- a CDS encoding BON domain-containing protein has protein sequence MHRMFIAGLLALSLAGTAQAESIVRNDFQVFQGVSRQVQQYVNFTVFDSVSASVDNGVVTLTGRVTMPYKVQDLTRRVARVDGVRHVDNRIQVLPVSRFDDELRLRIARAIYGNPSFWHYASMANPPIHIVVEQGRVKLEGTVNSHVERMLAQSLAIGFGEFSVENHLKTDAERLAELEQID, from the coding sequence ATGCATCGCATGTTCATCGCCGGCCTGCTCGCGCTCTCATTGGCCGGCACCGCTCAGGCCGAGAGCATCGTCCGCAACGACTTCCAGGTGTTCCAGGGGGTCTCGCGGCAGGTGCAGCAGTACGTCAACTTCACCGTCTTCGACAGCGTCAGCGCGTCGGTGGACAACGGCGTGGTCACGCTCACGGGCAGGGTGACGATGCCGTACAAGGTGCAGGACCTGACGCGCCGTGTCGCGCGCGTCGATGGTGTGCGCCACGTGGACAACCGGATCCAGGTGCTGCCTGTCTCGCGCTTCGACGACGAACTGCGCCTGCGCATCGCGCGCGCCATCTACGGCAACCCGTCGTTCTGGCACTACGCGTCGATGGCCAATCCCCCGATCCATATCGTCGTGGAGCAGGGACGCGTGAAGCTCGAAGGCACGGTCAACAGCCACGTGGAGCGGATGCTCGCGCAGTCACTCGCGATCGGCTTCGGCGAGTTCTCCGTGGAGAACCACCTGAAGA